The nucleotide window TTTACAAATCTGCATCCGCCCATTTCCTGTCTTGTTATTCCTTTCTTGGTTTTCATTATCTTTACAAGGGTTTGAGAGTATTCATCCCCCACTGGAATAACCAATCTTCCGCCTATATTAAGCTGTTCAACATAACACTTCGGTATATCCGGAGCAGCCGCTGTAGTAAGTATCGCGTCAAACGGCGCCTCTTCAGACCAGCCAAGGGTTCCGTCCCCGATATTTATCACCACATTGGAGCATCCAAGAGAATCAAGCACCTTTCTTGCTCCGGCTGCGAGGCTTGATATCCTCTCTATGGAATAAACCTTTTCTGTCAGCATCGAAAGAATAGCGGTCTGATAACCTGAGCCTGTCCCTATCTCAAGAACCTTTTCAGTTCCTTTCAGTTCAAGGGCCTCTGTCATAAAGGCAACAATATATGGCTGGGATATTGTCTGCCTTTCACCGATAGGAAGCGGATAGTCGCTGTATGCCTGGCTCCACAGAGCCTCTTCAGGAACAAACAGAT belongs to Deltaproteobacteria bacterium and includes:
- a CDS encoding protein-L-isoaspartate(D-aspartate) O-methyltransferase — its product is MPPLKIKEKDDYLRSRQRMVETQLIPRGIKDKRVIEAMLTIPRHLFVPEEALWSQAYSDYPLPIGERQTISQPYIVAFMTEALELKGTEKVLEIGTGSGYQTAILSMLTEKVYSIERISSLAAGARKVLDSLGCSNVVINIGDGTLGWSEEAPFDAILTTAAAPDIPKCYVEQLNIGGRLVIPVGDEYSQTLVKIMKTKKGITRQEMGGCRFVKLVGRYGWKAEDSTF